The DNA window tgtacacctttgtatgaaatcttcagttttttggcaatttcaagcattgtatagccttcatccttcaaaacaatgattgactgatgagtttctagagaaagctgtttcttttttgccatttttccctaatattgaccttaagacatgccagtatattacatactgtggcaactcaaaaacagacacaaagacaatgttaatgcctcctacacactacacaactttcaaagacgtcggattgtggtaccgttatattacacaactgtctgtcttgtcatggaagtcgtagggttttcaaattacacgaggaatcgacgacaggggtgaacacattacaaaacatttcactgttgacgaatccccgacgactctgcctggactccaaattacgtTTAACAACAGAGTACACGTGAGATGTGATACGAGAATTACACAAGATCACACGTGAGTAGGCGTTCTCGTGCTTGCCCAGGCGGGATTTTGAAAATGGTGGACCACAAGAAGCTTGTTATACACTTTGTTTGTGCACTGATTTACAGCAAAAagtcaaaaaagaagaaaagacatcatagttgatgttctgttgcaggtacatcaggactcttcccactgaaacttcccatgccccgtttcttgctctctcattggctgtaggtcaacgctgcagttgtattcagtcaaaacacattttacattgcgcgatttggaatcgcagacaggtccagatatttaacatgctagatatctcgctgacatcggCGACGCATTGGCACTTCTCTCAGATCGtgtctttgataattcatacattgcgttcATCACTCACGGaagctctgatttgcctatgatttcgggcttttgtcggcgatctcAACAAAACTGTCGGCGAGTGAAAATCGGCCCTAAAATCGTGTAAACTCGGCATAAGCTTCattaaaagaaccaaatagctttcaactgtgtttgatataatggcaagtgatgttctagtaccaaattagcaatttagcatgattactcaaggataaggtgttggagtgatggctgctggaaatggggcctgtctagatttgatcaaaaatgacttttttcaaatagtgatggtgctgttttttacatcagtaatgtcctgactatactttgtgatcagttgaatgccactttggtgaattaaagtaccaatttccttccaaaacagcaaaatctgtacattattccaaacttttggccgccagtgtatatataagcaatatcacacgagcaagagtgcgatatggcccatcatcagcactgctgtgattcggccgcaggcaatcacagcagtgctgatttagggcatATAGCATGATTAcgaatgtgatattgcttatatacaacagttcaatgaacaagtacattttaaaaaattaggaaaaactgagtatggtcataaaaaacacatttgtgcatggaactactttcttacaccacggatcagaatctgccattgctggttcaaaacaatgATGCATCCAAGCATCTCAAAAACATCATTTTAGGTctactagtatcacggcttgggctgtttcgaacatgttattggagaaacaaggatgtgtgtgtgtgagagagagagagagatggagcatgtgtgaTCACCTGTAGATGATGCTGTAGTGtcttagtcagctttctgaagataatgtcattttggtgaaattcatcctatttttttcagtggaaaatATAGCCttccaagtgggggtattcctcatttcacggtagccggtgcgcaagagtcattcactatagaaactgcagtctcctccgccattttgaacagtacgtcctctccaatgtggaaactccggtaagaggtaagcgccttgagtttgtgtaattcatcagtctgttgtgtctctcagctgtgatgagccttaatgctgaagttgttagtttaaagccacttaaagctatttcctagctttagtagtgtagtagtaatacgagggATCACAGAgtactgttgtatgtaaacactgactgacttCAGGTCACCAACTGGctgatattacacacaaaaattgtcttttgcctccacctgctggctaaaatatgtaatgccacaaaattaaatgtaaagagacagatggctcttatcacatctgcactgctcttacactttagtttagaatggcacaaacacaagcggagtgatacacacattGAAGTGTccgagtagtgtgtgtgtgtgtgtgtgtgtgtgtgtgtgtgtgtatatatatatatatatatatatatatatatatatatatatatatacacatacacacacatacacacatacagtactgtgcaaaaggtttaggcactggtgaaaaatgttgcatagtgaggaatgtcttcaaaaataatgccataaatagttttcatttatcaattaatgtcatacaaagtccagtaaacataaaaaaagctaaatcaatatttggtttgaACACCTTTACCTAACCATGTCCTAACTAGACCCGACACAATAAGATTCCAGAGACAAGGCAATTGGTCTTTTCACACTGCAATATTCTTCCACTAAAAGGATGATAAATTACAACAAAGTCAGACGGAACAGTCTGTTTATagaatgcaaataattttttcacTAAAGCTGTGTATGGACATATGCTTTCTACGGCAAGATCCGAGGGtataagtacacaatcacacacatacacagggcaaattaatttatgaatcgCATCCAAATGTAGTCTGTTtcaattgtttatgttcacgtggtactcctgttgttatttctctgatctccatgtgacagggaagcAGAGAGAAAGTCAGAGAGAGCCAACCGGTATGTCTCCACCATTCTGaattggtgtttgtgtgtgtgtgacagaactCCGACTGAAGaaagacctcaagcacaacattcggtaggtgtgtgaACCGGCTAGTGAGATGTAAGCTTAATATACTTTTATGAGAATATTATTAGAGATATCTAGACCCATTTGTTTACTAGGCTGCCCGGTGCGAAATTGCATAAATGGAAactattcaaaaaataaaattccctGTCGCTGTCATGACTGGTTAGGAAGAAAACTttgattaacatggaaaatgtACCTTTTATTGCATGTTGCGGTGTCACGTCTGGATTAAGACAATAGGATTGTTAAACCTTTCAAAAATGGTCccctttcacttttattgtaagtgtctcactgtaatcttgattattgcttttatttttttttatttatttatttttaaagaaaacatgggacaagtcaaaataatatttgttgtaatcaacattatgccataaatgctgtcaactgagcttaacttgtattgaacgtggaatattcctttaaaccagagCCATGTCTGAAAATACTGTTACAGAAGTGGCACGGATTGTCGATGGGTCTTATGCAGTTgataattttcttgaaaatgaaaagattttgtataaatatctttacatttataagtaGTAGTgttggtgattttgattcattttagtgactcgattcttttgaatccgttcaccaaaaagattcgttCAGATTCGTTCACTGACCAGATCTTCAAGTTACGCCTTTGCACCTGCATGTGGCACCAAATGACTGTCTTTTAAGTACAGTAATTGCATAGAACCAAAAGCAGTCAAGTCTAATGATCCTTTATTCAAATTCTACTAAAAGGCTTCACTGCAGAGTGTTAAAGCATCATAAgcttttccccacaaatgacaacaaagcatatctgtcATACTGTGAAATGCTGAGCAcgactttttatcaagctatgcaaaaaaaaataattttgagtttcaataacgtcagTACGTCatttgtaatgtgtggtcatcactcacttttattcataattcatccggcCCCTTTTCTTGTTTAACGAGATTGATGATATGAACGAACGACATGCAGCTTCTCCTCTAAGTCAGCAGATTATCGTtcatgatgactgattcattcatgCCAGTCGCGAACgtgtttaccagtacattcagttcgttcacTTCACTAATGAAATGACCAGCTATAGTTCGTTCAGTGGGTCCAACCAATGATATACTCCTTCACAGCCTGCTCTCGATTGCTATTGGCTCATActaaagtcagtctttaaaaggGCAACAAAGGaagacaaatggaatttgcatgtctgtGCCTTTGAGGTTGTTGCTCCCAAATTGTGGAATGCTTTCCCTTTGGATTTAAGATCTGTGGACTCTgtggtcatttttaaaaagcaactaAAAACCCACTTGTTTAAAATTGCTTTTgtctaatttgtttgttttgtctttgtttttttgtttttttatttttttattattattatttatttttatgcttccTTGTTTTTATATTGTGGATGTTAAGCACTTTGTGACATCTGTTCTAGAAtggtgctatagaaataaaaattacttacttACAAAAGTacgaagacactttaaaaatagagtttaaacGCTATAACCCTTTTCACCACAGATGGCAGGTCTTATTATCCCTATATcttgtcaaatgctgggcttaatTTTTACCAAGACAAAGAAAACGTTTAAGAAAAGCCTAAATATGTGCATCAAAGCATTTCCACcgtaattcatgtcatttttactgtacgtcttcagtcatttttacacattaaaattggggattatgttttgtgTATACCTATAAACTTGCCTGAAGTGCATTTCATCCATCTCTCCTTGTTTAACACAATTGACTCACATACTGAACGAACTGAACTTACTCAGTCGTTCAGCAGATCTTATTAGGATATTCAGTTCGTTCACGAACCACctctcatctcgttcagactcaaaagACCGACTAGTTCAGTGAAGGAGCGTATTCGTTTGCAGGTTGAGcaaatgatatgctccttcacagcatGCAGTGGAATGCTATTTGCTTGTGCTATAGTCAGtatttacaggcatgaaaagcagcaGAGTCCATTGGCTTCAGAAGGCAGAGGCGTCAGTGAATGAAAAATATGAGTCcatgtatggaggtgaacgagaacgatTCGTTCCCTTCAAAGGTTCACGAACGACACATCACTCAtcacgtttacatacacttaagaaaGCGGGTTATTCCAGGGTTTTCGCAGAAAGCGGCGTTCAGAAATACCATATAAAcgagaacgctgatttccttacaccgtttaagggattaagagaaagcagtttaacacacctaggtttctcccggagaatgctgcttatgtggccatgtaaacacacatgcagcattctaacaggtttttgagaagtgcgcatgtgtgtggaacaataaactatacccatttataaactgTAAAATATCCACGGTCCCTCATGTTTGCATATATGCGCTggtacattgagggaatcccacAGTTTTATGTAaaaggaaaccccactattgaatcgcaattccactgcaggttgggatagaaaggtaaggaaacaaacacagcaacaactcgtTGCAAAATTACATTgctctggagaaagctgcttaccgACCAAGCCGCATGTATTCAGGAGTAAAGAATATggtgcttatacagtgcatgtaaaccgaaATGCTGCTTTCTTACAACAACCTGCTTgctcgcaataacccgctttctggtgttcatgtaaatgaaGTCACTAATAGGGATTTTTTTGTCAGTTGGTGTGTTGTGCTACTGTATTTCTAGCGTGTTTGTTGTTACACACATGTCAggcaaaatgttacatttatcaGTCAGAGCACTTCCAACTGAAACAGTCAggctttgtatgtgtgtgttttcctgTTTAACACTGTCTCTTGCGACACTCACCTTGTTTGACCCCTCTTAAATGTGTATGCATAGATTTAATTGGGCTTGCTGGCATGTCTGACCATCCTCTTTAGGATAAGGAGAAATCTTGGAAGTGTGGGCCAAGTTCACAAAAGCAGCCATGCTGAATGGGGCTCAGTTTGTTGAGGCATTGTCGCGATTGGGTTACCCACGGGCATCCTTTTTGAAAGGTTCAGAGTTTGACTGGTTATTTGACACAGCACCTGACAACCTGCACCTTTTACGGGTCGTCTGCAACAGACTAAACCACAACAATGTTCTAGCACCAGAGGAAGTACAGGCATACAAGGCCGTCAGAGAGTCCGGGAAGCCCATCTTGGATGAGTTGACACTGGGTAAATTTCTTAAGACCTGTTTACCCCTGGATGGAGCCGTAGGGCCACAGGGATCTTCTGTGATGGGTGGAGAGGAAGATGTATCAATTGAGGATCTTGAAACAGAACTTCAGGTTCTCCACAAGGAGAAGCTACTGAAACAATGCAGACTCAACAAGCTGCAGATGCTGGCCACAAGCTGGGGGGCAAAATCCTCCACATCCCAAGCACTACTGCAAGGAGGAAGCATTATGGTAAAGGATGTCAACTCTGCCTTGGCAGCCGAAAACGCATGCACTAATTCTGCAGTAGAGAACCTGTCCAAGGAGGCCACCAAACTAGCAGGCTTTTTCCACAGCAACATTCATTCCCTGAGGAGTAAAGATGGAGCTGCTCCACTTTCAGTTGCTCAGTCGGGCACCCCAGTGCTCCTCTCTCAGTTGTCTCTAGAGCCCTTCCTCCAGCAGCAGGAGCAATTCACCAAAGTGTTAACTGCCTACACCCAGCGTCAGTTCTTTCAGGGCATTTCATATGTGATGGAGATGTCCACATCCAAATGGTGCCAACTCACCAATCTGAGCTGCTGCAGTGAGAGTGAAGAAGGAGATGAGGGAATAGTAGAGCACAGGAAGAAGGAAATGGCACAACTGCAGTTGGCGTACATAGTGGCACAGTACCAGCTGGTGAAAGAGAGGGCAGAGGAGAATGGAGACAAGGCAGTAAAAGAGTGGCTTACCCAGCAACTAAACAGCAGCACAGAGGTGAATACTTAAAACAGTAACAGTTTACTGTGTATGAATACATATACAGTGTCAACCAAAACATTTACAGTGTAactctgtttattttttattattat is part of the Myxocyprinus asiaticus isolate MX2 ecotype Aquarium Trade chromosome 2, UBuf_Myxa_2, whole genome shotgun sequence genome and encodes:
- the haus3 gene encoding HAUS augmin-like complex subunit 3 isoform X1; the encoded protein is MLNGAQFVEALSRLGYPRASFLKGSEFDWLFDTAPDNLHLLRVVCNRLNHNNVLAPEEVQAYKAVRESGKPILDELTLGKFLKTCLPLDGAVGPQGSSVMGGEEDVSIEDLETELQVLHKEKLLKQCRLNKLQMLATSWGAKSSTSQALLQGGSIMVKDVNSALAAENACTNSAVENLSKEATKLAGFFHSNIHSLRSKDGAAPLSVAQSGTPVLLSQLSLEPFLQQQEQFTKVLTAYTQRQFFQGISYVMEMSTSKWCQLTNLSCCSESEEGDEGIVEHRKKEMAQLQLAYIVAQYQLVKERAEENGDKAVKEWLTQQLNSSTEPLCYSLASRLEPDLRSEFLSIQSEIQSLMLGPVRSALRDIARLLNIPVVRGDLALQVARQNDYTSRQTEVRDQLLRQKASFEVVCLAQVSELLMGKRVMEQLSDIVQRLKGAAEAAAQIENTLTQSHLTQVPYLGPNAKQKVISSKDTAFSRLLQILEFGMASVEPEDPFQTYGRLEVAAFNLQGELITVQEALDGARREQAYTGARLENDRDVLDQVAYSDIVQPLLRPQVCATATSALELFPHAQELTIVLDDLEVKQKTLYKLLQDIVDDLKAKRAKLERSATLRRERELYIYFQLDPRLLTKAVRDMEARVAVM
- the haus3 gene encoding HAUS augmin-like complex subunit 3 isoform X2, with protein sequence MLNGAQFVEALSRLGYPRASFLKGSEFDWLFDTAPDNLHLLRVVCNRLNHNNVLAPEEVQAYKAVRESGKPILDELTLGKFLKTCLPLDGAVGPQGSSVMGGEEDVSIEDLETELQVLHKEKLLKQCRLNKLQMLATSWGAKSSTSQALLQGGSIMVKDVNSALAAENACTNSAVENLSKEATKLAGFFHSNIHSLRSKDGAAPLSVAQSGTPVLLSQLSLEPFLQQQEQFTKVLTAYTQRQFFQGISYVMEMSTSKWCQLTNLSCCSESEEGDEGIVEHRKKEMAQLQLAYIVAQYQLVKERAEENGDKAVKEWLTQQLNSSTEPLCYSLASRLEPDLRSEFLSIQSEIQSLMLGPVRSALRDIARLLNIPVVRGDLALQVARQNDYTSRQTEVRDQLLRQKASFEVVCLAQVSELLMGKRVMEQLSDIVQRLKGAAEAAAQIENTLTQSHLTQVPYLGPNAKQKVISSKDTAFSRLLQILEFGMASVEPEDPFQTYGRLEVAAFNLQGELITVQEALDGARREQAYTGARLENDRDVLDQVAYSDIVQPLLRPQELTIVLDDLEVKQKTLYKLLQDIVDDLKAKRAKLERSATLRRERELYIYFQLDPRLLTKAVRDMEARVAVM